In Mercurialis annua linkage group LG5, ddMerAnnu1.2, whole genome shotgun sequence, a single genomic region encodes these proteins:
- the LOC126681183 gene encoding transcription termination factor MTERF2, chloroplastic: MLSCSHYHPTLHHHHHHYNHRKTHHSTATFLIFASTPSNDPIIRTHNSKTSAFLLHTLNQHKPQLQNEPHSPQKQEQKIQEAITQEEKVKLLELTLVTKKRIPQFPGSNFPQFPAQKVSPLDTLFDKDGYDDEEEMIVKAVEIRRKVTAEIFKQVMMKKGKFGITYSTNLADRLSDFIDFVMIKAAALKKLHEFEGLSFNARAKYVIEELDVVPLIRWLKHNGLSYPRIAKLIRAAGGDVESIRRLADWLKSIHVRGEFIGVVLTKAGDNILERGNKELVEIVECLESNGVRRDWMGYVMSRCPKLLSYSLEHVETRVKFYMDMGMNKTDFGTMVFDCPKALGHFTLEEMNQKVDYLKAFGLNNEDVGKLLAFKPELMCCSIEERWKPLVKYFYYLGISRDDMKRILTIKPIVFCVDLEQTILPKVRFFKDVGVREDAIGNMLAKFPTLLTYSLYKKIRPVVIFLMTKAGVSRRDIGKVIALGPQLLGCSITHKLDISVKYYLSLGINIRQLGEMIADFPMLLRYNIDLLRPKYRYLRRTMIRPLRDLIEFPRFFSYSLEGRIIPRHKVIVENGINFKLRYMLGTSDVEFQKMVEAAVERRRRFESGLINVTESNSHSQIVDSSCLELDTRFNPQVADDASGEGVDHFSDTEENVDHCSDTESSDHFLGT; encoded by the exons ATGCTGTCCTGTTCACACTACCACCCTaccctccaccaccaccaccaccattaCAACCACCGCAAGACCCATCATTCCACCGCCACCTTCCTCATCTTCGCCTCCACTCCCTCAAATGACCCAATCATCCGCACCCACAACTCAAAGACATCAGCTTTCCTACTCCACACCCTAAACCAACACAAACCCCAGCTCCAAAACGAACCCCATTCAccccaaaaacaagaacaaaaaattCAAGAAGCTATAACCCAAGAAGAAAAAGTTAAGCTTTTAGAACTAACCCTTGTCACTAAAAAACGCATCCCTCAATTCCCAGGTTCTAATTTTCCTCAGTTTCCTGCTCAAAAGGTGTCACCTTTGGACACCCTTTTTGATAAAGATGGTTATGATGATGAAGAGGAAATGATAGTGAAGGCTGTTGAGATTAGGAGGAAGGTTACTGCTGAGATTTTTAAACAAGTTATGATGAAAAAGGGGAAGTTTGGGATTACTTATTCTACTAATTTGGCTGATAGGTTGAGtgattttattgattttgttATGATAAAGGCTGCTGCTTTGAAGAAATTGCATGAGTTTGAGGGTTTGAGCTTTAATGCTAGAGCTAAGTATGTTATTGAGGAGTTGGATGTTGTGCCACTTATCAG GTGGCTGAAACACAATGGATTGTCATATCCTAGGATTGCTAAGCTCATTCGTGCAGCAGGAGGAGATGTTGAGTCCATCCGACGCTTAGCCGATTGGTTGAAGTCAATTCATGTGAGGGGGGAGTTTATTGGAGTTGTTCTTACAAAAGCAGGAGATAACATTTTAGAGCGCGGAAATAAAGAACTAGTTGAAATTGTTGAGTGTTTAGAGAGCAATGGAGTGAGGAGGGATTGGATGGGATATGTGATGAGTCGTTGTCCTAAATTGTTGTCATATAGCCTGGAACACGTGGAAACTCGAGTTAAGTTCTACATGGATATGGGAATGAATAAGACGGATTTTGGGACAATGGTCTTTGATTGTCCTAAGGCACTTGGCCACTTTACTCTGGAAGAGATGAACCAAAAG GTCGATTATCTTAAGGCGTTTGGCCTCAACAATGAAGATGTTGGAAAATTACTAGCATTTAAGCCAGAATTGATGTGTTGTAGCATTGAGGAAAGATGGAAGCCTCTTGTTAAGTATTTTTACTACCTTGGTATTTCCCGAGATGATATGAAGAGAATACTCACCATTAAACCAATTGTTTTCTGTGTTGATCTGGAACAAACTATATTGCCAAAG GTGCGATTTTTTAAGGACGTAGGTGTTAGAGAAGATGCTATTGGCAACATGCTTGCAAAATTTCCTACATTGTTAACGTACAGCCTGTACAAGAAAATCCGGCCAGTG GTCATATTCTTGATGACGAAGGCTGGAGTCAGTCGAAGAGATATTGGGAAAGTGATAGCTTTGGGGCCACAACTTTTGGGATGCAGCATAACACACAAGCTTGATATCAGCGTCAAATACTATTTGTCGCTGGGCATAAATATTCGTCAGTTGGGTGAGATGATTGCTGATTTTCCTATGCTCCTTCGTTACAATATTGATCTCCTACGGCCAAAATATCGTTACTTGAGGCGAACCATGATCCGACCATTACGTGATCTCATCGAGTTTCCTAG GTTCTTCAGCTATTCTCTCGAGGGACGAATAATTCCAAGGCACAAAGTTATAGTAGAGAATGGGATCAATTTTAAACTACGCTACATGTTGGGCACAAGTGATGTCGAATTTCAAAAGATGGTCGAAGCTGCCGTTGAAAGGCGCCGAAGATTTGAATCTGGTTTGATCAATGTCACTGAATCTAATTCACATTCACAAATAGTTGATTCTTCATGTCTCGAACTTGATACTCGATTTAATCCTCAAGTCGCTGATGATGCTTCAGGAGAAGGTGTGGATCATTTTTCGGATACAGAGGAAAATGTCGATCATTGTTCGGATACAGAGAGTTCTGATCATTTTTTGGGTACTTAA